The Procambarus clarkii isolate CNS0578487 chromosome 57, FALCON_Pclarkii_2.0, whole genome shotgun sequence genome has a segment encoding these proteins:
- the LOC123744984 gene encoding transcription factor SOX-4 isoform X2: MNAFMVWSQMERREIVKFAPDMHNAEISKQLGKRWKNLTENQRQPYIQEAERLRLLHMQEYPDYKYRPRKKTKSGNAVKTIEKGRVSKAKDKNSTNSNALKGVKLTADPSRAHVTTGISTINHNKLKLKLKIDKKFKESIRNTMYVPIAQCTSPAEVPATPHEMPASPESASLYDNHVTTTSSSRSSSRATSTSPCPGKEPFLYGLYTIESAPGLTSLRPEALVSSTTVTSTDDDDDSKDEDEDDDEKEHLLLYSRKRHTVRDEVFAPRPFLPTSLSGSRAANPPPIKMEPMDIKQEPPAESPLADLDSLTDLLQIPSDFKVEVDEINSDLDFDAVSTSSGSHFEFSDVSDMLSDIGVSNDCWADIGIINC, translated from the coding sequence ATGAACGCATTCATGGTTTGGTCGCAGATGGAACGGCGAGAGATTGTGAAGTTCGCTCCAGATATGCACAACGCAGAGATCTCCAAGCAGCTGGGAAAGAGGTGGAAGAACCTCACAGAAAATCAGCGGCAGCCTTATATCCAAGAGGCGGAACGACTACGTCTGCTGCACATGCAAGAATATCCCGACTACAAATACCGGCCCCGTAAGAAAACAAAATCCGGCAATGCTGTGAAGACTATTGAGAAAGGTCGTGTATCCAAGGCTAAGGACAAGAACAGTACCAACAGTAACGCCCTTAAAGGAGTCAAATTGACAGCTGATCCCTCAAGGGCTCATGTTACCACCGGGATttcaacaatcaaccacaataagCTCAAACTCAAGCTCAAAATTGACAAGAAGTTCAAGGAGTCTATTCGGAACACGATGTACGTACCCATTGCGCAATGCACCTCACCAGCTGAGGTCCCGGCCACGCCCCACGAGATGCCCGCCTCTCCAGAGAGCGCCTCCCTCTACGATAACCACGTCACCACAACGTCTTCGAGCCGAAGTAGTAGTCGTGCTACTTCCACGAGCCCCTGTCCAGGCAAGGAACCATTCCTCTACGGCCTTTACACTATCGAGAGCGCTCCTGGTCTCACCTCCCTACGGCCAGAAGCTCTCGTATCATCCACTACCGTCACTTCCACTGATGACGATGATGATAGTAAAGACGAGGATGAGGACGATGACGAGAAGGAACACCTGCTTTTATATAGTCGGAAACGACATACTGTGCGAGACGAGGTGTTCGCACCACGTCCCTTTCTTCCTACCTCTCTCTCGGGGTCTAGGGCCGCCAACCCTCCTCCCATCAAGATGGAGCCGATGGATATCAAGCAGGAACCACCGGCAGAGTCACCGCTGGCCGATCTCGACTCTCTAACGGACTTGCTTCAGATACCCTCCGACTTCAAGGTGGAAGTGGACGAAATTAACTCCGACCTCGATTTCGACGCGGTTTCCACGTCATCAGGATCTCATTTCGAGTTCTCAGACGTCTCAGACATGTTGAGTGATATTGGCGTTAGCAATGACTGCTGGGCTGACATCGGTATCATCAACTGCTGA
- the LOC123744984 gene encoding transcription factor SOX-4 isoform X1, translating into MLPQSVTDRSTSPTTTQGVIFGSQLVQANSRTPYSDATQTKKHNPNHVKRPMNAFMVWSQMERREIVKFAPDMHNAEISKQLGKRWKNLTENQRQPYIQEAERLRLLHMQEYPDYKYRPRKKTKSGNAVKTIEKGRVSKAKDKNSTNSNALKGVKLTADPSRAHVTTGISTINHNKLKLKLKIDKKFKESIRNTMYVPIAQCTSPAEVPATPHEMPASPESASLYDNHVTTTSSSRSSSRATSTSPCPGKEPFLYGLYTIESAPGLTSLRPEALVSSTTVTSTDDDDDSKDEDEDDDEKEHLLLYSRKRHTVRDEVFAPRPFLPTSLSGSRAANPPPIKMEPMDIKQEPPAESPLADLDSLTDLLQIPSDFKVEVDEINSDLDFDAVSTSSGSHFEFSDVSDMLSDIGVSNDCWADIGIINC; encoded by the coding sequence ACGAAGAAGCACAACCCAAACCATGTGAAACGGCCCATGAACGCATTCATGGTTTGGTCGCAGATGGAACGGCGAGAGATTGTGAAGTTCGCTCCAGATATGCACAACGCAGAGATCTCCAAGCAGCTGGGAAAGAGGTGGAAGAACCTCACAGAAAATCAGCGGCAGCCTTATATCCAAGAGGCGGAACGACTACGTCTGCTGCACATGCAAGAATATCCCGACTACAAATACCGGCCCCGTAAGAAAACAAAATCCGGCAATGCTGTGAAGACTATTGAGAAAGGTCGTGTATCCAAGGCTAAGGACAAGAACAGTACCAACAGTAACGCCCTTAAAGGAGTCAAATTGACAGCTGATCCCTCAAGGGCTCATGTTACCACCGGGATttcaacaatcaaccacaataagCTCAAACTCAAGCTCAAAATTGACAAGAAGTTCAAGGAGTCTATTCGGAACACGATGTACGTACCCATTGCGCAATGCACCTCACCAGCTGAGGTCCCGGCCACGCCCCACGAGATGCCCGCCTCTCCAGAGAGCGCCTCCCTCTACGATAACCACGTCACCACAACGTCTTCGAGCCGAAGTAGTAGTCGTGCTACTTCCACGAGCCCCTGTCCAGGCAAGGAACCATTCCTCTACGGCCTTTACACTATCGAGAGCGCTCCTGGTCTCACCTCCCTACGGCCAGAAGCTCTCGTATCATCCACTACCGTCACTTCCACTGATGACGATGATGATAGTAAAGACGAGGATGAGGACGATGACGAGAAGGAACACCTGCTTTTATATAGTCGGAAACGACATACTGTGCGAGACGAGGTGTTCGCACCACGTCCCTTTCTTCCTACCTCTCTCTCGGGGTCTAGGGCCGCCAACCCTCCTCCCATCAAGATGGAGCCGATGGATATCAAGCAGGAACCACCGGCAGAGTCACCGCTGGCCGATCTCGACTCTCTAACGGACTTGCTTCAGATACCCTCCGACTTCAAGGTGGAAGTGGACGAAATTAACTCCGACCTCGATTTCGACGCGGTTTCCACGTCATCAGGATCTCATTTCGAGTTCTCAGACGTCTCAGACATGTTGAGTGATATTGGCGTTAGCAATGACTGCTGGGCTGACATCGGTATCATCAACTGCTGA